From the genome of Muricauda sp. SCSIO 64092, one region includes:
- a CDS encoding M14 family metallopeptidase — MKRFLLSLSLIFTTSIFSQELQSPSEFLGYDLGTQFSRHHEVVDYYEHIAKSEGARVKLMEYGQTYERRPLVLAFVSSAENLANLESIRQEHLKALEGEGNASKAIVWLSYNVHGNESVGTEAAMKTIYELLTQKSGYLENTVVIIDPCMNPDGRDRYINWYNQYKNTPYQVDPNSKEHHEGWLSGRSNHYMFDLNRDWAWLTQAESQQRIKEYNKWLPHVHVDFHEQGVNNPYYFAPAAEPYHEVITDFQRNFQETIGRNHAKYFDANGWFYFTKEVFDLFYPSYGDTYPTYNGAVGMTYEQGGSGRAGLGIITGIGDTLTLKDRIAHHFTTGLSTVEVASKNVEKLTSEFKKFYKDRDFKYKSYVLSGNPDHINALENLLANHEIVYGRAKKGTVKGFNYASRTTKSRNIDDNSLVVSTDQAKGTMVKVLFEPNAKLSDSLTYDITAWSLPYAYGLDATASLSNVPYEVTDEWNMYPPKGANIHEGAYAHILEWNSMRDARFLADLLQNDIRVRTAYAPFSINGQSFARGSLIIVSSDNAEKKDFIEVLSTVAHKHHTLLTPTNTGYVDSGKDFGSRYVQMIKKPKVAILAGGPTSTLRFGEIWHFFERQLHYPLTVIDADYVDRVNLDEYDIFVLPGGRYSPFMNEDRLKAIKNWVQHGGKLIAMGGAIKGIDGENGFGIKQKEYTKDSSDANLMPHKDLQRESMKNAITGAIFETKVDNTHPLAYGYGNQYFSLKLGSDTYDYLPHGNTVYLENKTKPVSGFAGSEIQKKIGKSLVFGVEKYGRGRVVYMVDNPLFRGFWENGKLFFANALFMVN, encoded by the coding sequence ATGAAGCGATTTTTACTATCCCTTTCCCTTATTTTCACGACTTCCATTTTTTCCCAAGAACTTCAATCCCCCTCCGAATTTCTCGGCTATGATTTGGGCACCCAATTCAGTAGGCATCATGAGGTAGTGGACTATTATGAGCATATTGCGAAAAGTGAGGGTGCACGGGTAAAGTTAATGGAATATGGCCAAACCTACGAACGTAGGCCCTTGGTATTAGCTTTCGTTTCTTCGGCTGAAAACCTTGCGAACCTGGAAAGTATCCGACAAGAACACCTAAAGGCATTGGAAGGTGAAGGAAATGCTTCCAAGGCCATTGTTTGGTTAAGTTACAACGTACATGGCAACGAAAGCGTTGGTACGGAGGCCGCCATGAAGACCATTTATGAGCTGCTGACCCAAAAAAGTGGGTATTTGGAAAATACAGTGGTCATCATTGATCCCTGTATGAATCCGGATGGCCGAGATCGGTACATCAATTGGTACAACCAATATAAAAATACCCCATATCAAGTGGACCCCAATAGCAAAGAACACCATGAAGGATGGCTGTCGGGGAGAAGCAACCACTATATGTTCGATCTAAATAGGGACTGGGCCTGGTTGACACAGGCAGAAAGCCAACAACGCATTAAAGAGTACAACAAATGGTTGCCCCACGTTCACGTGGACTTTCATGAGCAAGGGGTAAACAACCCTTATTATTTTGCCCCGGCTGCAGAGCCCTATCATGAAGTGATTACCGATTTTCAAAGAAACTTTCAGGAAACCATTGGAAGGAACCATGCCAAGTATTTTGATGCCAACGGATGGTTCTATTTTACCAAAGAGGTTTTTGATCTGTTCTATCCAAGCTATGGCGATACCTACCCTACCTATAATGGGGCCGTTGGCATGACCTACGAACAAGGGGGCAGTGGGCGCGCAGGATTGGGGATCATCACTGGAATAGGGGACACACTTACCTTGAAGGACCGGATTGCGCATCACTTCACCACAGGGCTGTCCACCGTTGAAGTAGCTTCCAAAAATGTGGAAAAACTGACCAGCGAATTCAAAAAGTTTTACAAGGACAGGGATTTTAAGTACAAGAGCTATGTATTAAGTGGAAATCCAGATCATATCAACGCATTGGAAAACCTATTGGCCAATCACGAAATTGTGTACGGTAGGGCAAAGAAAGGTACCGTAAAAGGGTTCAATTATGCCTCTAGGACCACAAAATCAAGAAATATAGACGATAATTCATTGGTCGTTTCCACGGATCAAGCCAAGGGAACCATGGTCAAGGTACTATTTGAACCCAATGCTAAATTGAGCGATTCACTGACCTATGATATTACGGCATGGTCACTTCCTTATGCCTATGGACTCGATGCCACGGCAAGCCTCTCAAATGTTCCTTATGAGGTAACGGATGAGTGGAATATGTATCCTCCAAAGGGTGCGAACATCCATGAAGGAGCCTATGCCCATATTTTAGAGTGGAACAGTATGAGGGATGCCCGTTTCCTTGCGGATTTGTTACAGAACGACATTCGGGTGAGGACCGCTTATGCCCCCTTTAGCATCAACGGCCAATCGTTTGCAAGGGGCAGTCTTATTATTGTTTCTTCGGACAATGCGGAAAAGAAGGACTTCATTGAGGTGCTTTCCACAGTGGCCCATAAGCACCATACGCTACTCACGCCCACGAATACCGGTTATGTGGATTCTGGAAAGGATTTTGGTTCACGTTATGTGCAAATGATAAAAAAACCGAAAGTGGCCATTCTTGCCGGTGGCCCTACCTCTACCCTTCGTTTTGGTGAAATATGGCATTTCTTCGAAAGGCAATTGCATTATCCGCTCACCGTAATCGATGCCGACTACGTGGATCGTGTAAACCTGGATGAATATGACATTTTTGTACTGCCCGGAGGGCGCTATTCCCCGTTTATGAATGAGGATAGGCTAAAAGCCATTAAAAATTGGGTTCAACACGGCGGTAAATTAATTGCCATGGGAGGGGCCATAAAAGGAATAGACGGGGAAAACGGCTTTGGCATCAAGCAAAAGGAATACACTAAGGACAGTTCGGATGCCAATCTAATGCCGCACAAGGACCTTCAGCGGGAATCCATGAAGAATGCCATCACCGGGGCTATCTTTGAAACCAAGGTGGACAACACCCATCCTTTGGCCTATGGGTATGGAAACCAATACTTTAGTCTAAAACTTGGTAGTGACACCTACGACTATCTACCCCATGGGAATACGGTATACCTTGAAAACAAAACCAAGCCTGTTTCGGGTTTTGCGGGCAGTGAAATCCAAAAAAAGATTGGAAAATCCTTGGTGTTTGGCGTTGAAAAATATGGTAGGGGCCGAGTGGTGTACATGGTGGACAACCCCCTTTTTAGAGGTTTTTGGGAAAATGGAAAGCTCTTTTTTGCCAATGCCCTCTTTATGGTGAATTAA
- the bshC gene encoding bacillithiol biosynthesis cysteine-adding enzyme BshC → MEVDCIPFRKTGYFSKLICDYLDESENVKPFYNRFPSLENFKAQFEEKSRNFPLAHRELLSDALVKQYHGIEASGGTLQNIESLKNRHTYTIVTGHQLNLFTGPLYFLYKIISVINLCEELKKAYPENDFVPVFWMASEDHDFDEINHFNFQGKKIQWNRTSGGAVGRMDTNGLEEVFEVVSAKLGNSKNANTLKELFKEAYLGHTSLTDATRFLANTLFGELGLVVVDGDDVRLKELFIPFIKKDIFENQPYHSITKTIAELSAVPGDYKIQVNPREINYFYVKEGLRERIVEKEGSYAINDTDIQFTKAELEQEIAAHPERFSPNVVARPLYQETILPNLCYIGGGGELAYWLELKAYFEAMGVTFPMLLLRNSALVITEKEAKKVKKLQLEISDLFLKQNSLINKKIRKISNIDIDFSPQKKLLEEQFSQLYELAEQTDKSFLGAVKAQEVKQKKGLDFLEKRLLKAQKRKLKDHVIRLTELQNTLFPNYSLQERQLNFSELYLEHGEALIPMLKGALKPLEGKFLILRY, encoded by the coding sequence ATGGAAGTAGACTGTATCCCTTTTAGGAAAACGGGTTATTTCTCCAAATTGATTTGTGATTATTTGGATGAAAGTGAAAATGTAAAACCGTTCTATAACCGTTTCCCCTCCCTTGAAAATTTTAAAGCGCAATTTGAGGAAAAATCCAGGAATTTCCCTTTGGCCCATAGGGAATTGCTGTCCGATGCATTAGTAAAGCAGTATCATGGGATTGAAGCATCGGGAGGGACGTTACAGAACATTGAGTCCCTAAAAAACCGGCATACCTACACCATTGTAACGGGACATCAATTGAACCTTTTTACGGGTCCTTTATATTTTCTATATAAGATCATTTCGGTCATTAACTTGTGTGAAGAGCTCAAGAAAGCCTATCCGGAGAACGACTTTGTCCCCGTGTTTTGGATGGCGTCCGAAGATCATGATTTTGACGAAATCAACCATTTCAATTTCCAAGGGAAAAAGATACAATGGAACAGGACTTCCGGAGGTGCCGTTGGCAGAATGGATACCAATGGATTGGAAGAAGTTTTTGAGGTCGTCTCGGCAAAACTTGGCAACTCCAAAAATGCCAATACACTTAAGGAGCTATTCAAAGAAGCTTACCTGGGACACACTTCACTTACGGACGCTACCCGATTTTTGGCCAATACCCTTTTTGGTGAGTTGGGCCTTGTGGTGGTTGATGGTGATGATGTTCGGTTGAAGGAACTTTTTATTCCTTTTATCAAAAAGGACATTTTTGAAAACCAACCCTATCATTCGATTACTAAAACCATAGCAGAACTCTCCGCTGTCCCCGGGGATTATAAAATCCAGGTAAACCCTAGGGAAATCAATTATTTCTATGTAAAGGAGGGGCTCCGCGAACGGATTGTGGAAAAAGAGGGTTCTTATGCGATAAATGATACCGATATTCAGTTTACCAAGGCGGAACTGGAACAGGAGATTGCAGCCCATCCCGAGCGTTTTTCCCCCAATGTGGTCGCCAGGCCCTTGTACCAGGAAACGATTCTACCCAATCTTTGCTACATTGGAGGGGGTGGGGAATTGGCCTATTGGTTGGAGCTCAAAGCGTATTTTGAAGCCATGGGTGTTACCTTTCCCATGTTGTTACTGAGGAATTCGGCTCTGGTCATAACCGAAAAAGAAGCGAAAAAGGTAAAAAAACTTCAACTGGAAATATCCGATCTATTTCTGAAACAGAATAGCCTGATCAACAAGAAAATCCGAAAGATTTCCAATATTGATATTGATTTTTCCCCCCAGAAAAAACTGCTGGAAGAACAATTTTCCCAGTTGTACGAATTGGCCGAACAAACGGATAAGTCCTTTTTAGGTGCTGTAAAAGCACAGGAGGTAAAACAAAAAAAGGGATTGGATTTTCTTGAAAAACGCTTGTTGAAAGCCCAGAAACGAAAACTAAAGGACCATGTCATTCGGTTGACTGAGCTCCAGAATACGTTGTTCCCCAATTATTCCCTACAGGAACGGCAACTGAATTTTTCAGAATTGTATTTGGAACACGGGGAAGCCCTTATTCCCATGCTCAAAGGCGCACTTAAACCTTTGGAAGGGAAATTTTTAATCCTACGGTATTAA
- a CDS encoding pyridoxamine 5'-phosphate oxidase family protein, translating to MDQLIFQQIKNELINGSVKKGHPFKYFALGTLSGNIPCQRTVVLRKVQPNLQLLFYTDKRSPKVEQIHRNNTVSALFYHPKKMIQLQVEGKADIKENPEMLRKIWKSIPAKSRKDYTTVLPPGIKIDQPDGIEYLTESDHFCMVEIQPTRIEYLKLKQPYHLRVEFLKMEGEWSGTFLIP from the coding sequence TTGGACCAATTAATCTTTCAACAAATTAAAAATGAGCTAATTAACGGAAGTGTAAAAAAAGGCCATCCGTTTAAATATTTTGCTTTGGGAACGCTTTCCGGAAACATTCCTTGTCAACGAACGGTAGTTTTACGAAAGGTCCAACCCAATCTCCAATTATTGTTCTACACAGACAAACGCTCCCCAAAAGTGGAACAGATACATCGGAACAATACCGTCTCCGCCCTGTTTTACCATCCTAAAAAAATGATACAGTTGCAAGTGGAGGGAAAGGCGGACATTAAGGAGAACCCTGAAATGTTGCGAAAGATATGGAAATCCATTCCGGCCAAATCCAGAAAGGACTATACAACGGTACTCCCGCCAGGAATTAAGATAGACCAACCCGATGGGATAGAATACCTCACGGAAAGTGACCACTTTTGTATGGTGGAAATCCAACCTACACGCATTGAATACTTAAAACTAAAACAACCCTACCATTTACGGGTAGAATTTCTAAAAATGGAAGGCGAATGGAGCGGTACCTTTTTAATACCGTAG
- the pgmB gene encoding beta-phosphoglucomutase translates to MIKGFIFDLDGVITDTAELHYLAWKKLSNDMGWAFDREVNEKLRGVSRMDSIHIIKDHNDAQVSETKLVELATLKNNIYVDSLDQMSPKDYLSGAQELLTLLRQEGFKVALGSASKNSTKVLAQLEATKFFDVIGDGNSVSKSKPAPDIFLFGAKKLDLQPSECIVYEDAEAGVDAAKAGGFYTVGIGPKERVGHADVCFDTMKEATLFAVKAHFKDLF, encoded by the coding sequence ATGATAAAAGGATTTATTTTTGATTTGGACGGGGTCATTACGGACACCGCCGAACTTCATTACCTCGCTTGGAAAAAACTATCCAATGACATGGGATGGGCATTTGATCGGGAAGTCAATGAAAAACTTCGTGGGGTATCCCGAATGGATTCCATCCACATTATCAAGGACCATAACGACGCCCAAGTTTCGGAAACTAAATTGGTGGAATTGGCTACACTTAAAAACAATATTTATGTGGATAGCCTTGATCAAATGAGTCCAAAGGATTACCTGTCCGGTGCCCAGGAACTGTTGACACTTTTACGACAGGAAGGCTTTAAGGTCGCCCTTGGCAGTGCCAGTAAGAATTCCACCAAGGTACTTGCCCAATTGGAAGCCACTAAATTCTTTGATGTTATTGGAGATGGCAATAGCGTGTCCAAAAGCAAACCAGCTCCGGATATTTTCCTGTTTGGGGCAAAAAAATTGGATTTACAGCCGAGTGAATGCATTGTTTACGAGGACGCCGAAGCGGGTGTCGATGCTGCCAAAGCGGGAGGTTTTTACACCGTTGGTATTGGTCCGAAGGAACGTGTAGGTCATGCCGATGTCTGTTTTGATACCATGAAGGAAGCTACCTTATTTGCCGTGAAAGCACATTTTAAAGACTTGTTCTAG
- a CDS encoding glycoside hydrolase family 65 protein — MDQNDTLMQYNQGEGELKNWIVTETDFKTKVQGKAEVIMSLGNGYLGTRSCTEESYLGQVRNTFVSGTFNKPGKNDVTELPNAADMLGMDIFVNGELFSLEKGSFTNYNRHLNLKTGELKRSFRWSFKERTYDFEFRRFVSFQDLHLICSEVNITPQDDNAHIQIKSGINGQVTNSGAQHFEEGEKRIFDKEYLQMLQTTTASEITFVHNTHHYFSGTQAEVSSRFEMDRRKVVMFYESFLGKGTTLHLTKISNIHTTRDQELDGMSLEEIRSMSLESLKIQSKKGYNTLLDESAKAWDAYWQRMDILVDSENQYDQLAIRFAQYQLLTMAPKHDPRYGIGAKGLSGEGYKGHSFWDTEIFLVPFFTYTFPEIARSLLKYRYITIAGARNKARENGYRGAMYPWESAWADDGEVTPVWGAADIITGEATKIWSGFIEQHITSDIAFAVWQYYMITGDDDFMEKYGYEILLDTGIFWSSRLEWNEEKQEYHINNVVGPDEYKEHVNNDAFTNHTARWCMENASRYYDILKTENSELFQTLNQKLHLDEEIAELRTRFDKVYLPQPNQDNVIPQDDDYLSLRQMDLTKYKNQKQVGSIFKDYNLDQVNQIQVTKQASVVMLMYLLEHKFDHAIKKANYEYYEPRTLHDSSLSLSTHAILAADIDNLPLAYALFERAARIDLGPNMKSSDHGIHAASLGGIWQILVCGFGGVRMLDGKLRINPKLPPQIKEITYPINWKGNYLKIKVSEEKIAITNTGNGAVNLSLLGQDLTVERELTVKKT, encoded by the coding sequence ATGGATCAGAACGACACGTTAATGCAATACAACCAAGGGGAAGGTGAACTCAAAAATTGGATTGTTACGGAAACCGATTTTAAGACAAAAGTTCAGGGCAAGGCCGAGGTGATCATGAGTTTGGGCAATGGCTATTTGGGAACCCGGAGCTGTACGGAGGAAAGCTATCTTGGACAGGTAAGGAATACGTTTGTATCCGGAACCTTTAACAAGCCGGGCAAAAATGATGTTACCGAATTGCCCAACGCTGCCGATATGCTGGGCATGGACATTTTTGTCAATGGTGAATTGTTCAGTCTGGAAAAAGGAAGCTTCACCAATTACAATAGGCACCTGAACCTCAAGACCGGAGAACTGAAACGCTCCTTCCGTTGGTCGTTCAAGGAAAGGACCTACGATTTTGAATTCCGAAGGTTTGTCTCGTTCCAAGACCTTCATCTTATTTGCTCGGAAGTCAACATTACCCCGCAGGATGATAACGCCCACATTCAAATCAAATCAGGAATCAATGGGCAGGTGACCAATAGCGGCGCCCAACATTTTGAGGAAGGTGAAAAACGAATTTTTGATAAGGAATACCTTCAAATGTTGCAGACCACCACCGCATCGGAAATAACCTTTGTGCACAACACCCATCACTATTTTTCGGGGACGCAGGCCGAGGTTTCTTCACGATTTGAAATGGATCGAAGGAAAGTAGTGATGTTCTACGAATCTTTCCTGGGCAAGGGAACAACACTTCATCTCACCAAAATTTCGAATATCCATACCACCCGTGACCAAGAGCTGGACGGGATGTCCCTGGAGGAAATCCGTTCCATGTCCCTGGAGAGCCTAAAAATCCAGTCCAAAAAGGGGTATAATACCTTGTTGGATGAAAGTGCCAAAGCCTGGGATGCCTATTGGCAACGGATGGATATTCTGGTGGACAGTGAAAATCAATACGATCAATTGGCCATACGCTTTGCGCAATACCAACTTTTGACCATGGCGCCAAAACATGACCCACGCTATGGCATTGGTGCCAAAGGACTTTCCGGCGAAGGATACAAGGGGCATTCGTTTTGGGATACCGAAATATTCCTGGTACCCTTTTTCACCTATACCTTTCCCGAAATTGCGCGAAGCCTTTTAAAGTACCGCTATATTACCATTGCCGGTGCCCGCAATAAGGCAAGGGAAAATGGGTATCGGGGAGCCATGTACCCCTGGGAATCGGCCTGGGCAGATGATGGGGAAGTCACCCCCGTATGGGGTGCTGCGGACATTATTACCGGGGAGGCCACCAAAATATGGAGCGGTTTTATTGAACAACATATCACCTCGGACATTGCCTTTGCCGTTTGGCAATACTATATGATAACCGGGGATGATGATTTTATGGAAAAATATGGCTATGAGATTCTTCTTGACACCGGTATTTTCTGGAGCAGTCGTTTGGAATGGAACGAGGAAAAACAGGAATACCATATCAACAATGTGGTAGGTCCGGATGAGTACAAAGAGCATGTCAATAACGATGCCTTCACCAATCACACGGCAAGGTGGTGCATGGAAAATGCCTCCCGATACTATGATATCCTTAAAACCGAAAATTCCGAACTCTTTCAAACACTTAATCAAAAGCTCCATCTGGATGAGGAGATAGCGGAACTAAGGACCCGTTTTGACAAGGTGTACCTTCCACAGCCCAATCAGGATAATGTTATTCCCCAGGACGACGATTACCTATCGTTGCGGCAAATGGATTTGACCAAGTACAAAAACCAAAAACAGGTGGGATCCATTTTTAAAGATTACAACTTAGATCAGGTAAACCAAATACAGGTTACCAAACAAGCTTCCGTGGTCATGCTGATGTACCTACTGGAACATAAATTTGACCATGCCATTAAAAAAGCCAATTATGAGTACTATGAGCCAAGGACATTGCACGATTCCTCATTGAGTTTATCCACTCATGCCATATTAGCAGCGGACATTGATAATCTGCCCTTGGCCTACGCTTTGTTTGAACGGGCGGCAAGAATAGATTTAGGCCCCAATATGAAAAGCTCGGACCATGGTATTCATGCGGCTTCATTGGGGGGCATTTGGCAAATTTTGGTCTGCGGATTTGGAGGGGTACGAATGTTGGATGGAAAATTGCGAATTAATCCTAAATTGCCGCCTCAAATCAAGGAAATCACCTATCCCATCAATTGGAAGGGTAACTATTTGAAAATAAAGGTTTCCGAGGAAAAAATTGCCATTACCAATACCGGTAATGGTGCCGTAAATCTTTCCCTATTGGGACAAGATTTGACGGTTGAAAGGGAATTGACTGTGAAAAAGACATAA
- a CDS encoding ABC transporter ATP-binding protein yields the protein MATIQIENLEKVYPGAERATIQKANLSIQDKEFVVLVGPSGCGKSTLLRMIAGLEEITSGELQIDGGRMNELSPKDRDIAMVFQNYALYPHMTVFDNMAFGLKLRKTPKKEIKQKVEHAAKILDITHLLDRRPKDMSGGQRQRVAIGRSIVRNPKVFLFDEPLSNLDAKLRVQMRAEIKKLHRQLDATIVYVTHDQIEAMTMGDRIVVLKDGIVQQFDSPMNLFNNPQNKFVAGFIGSPSMNFIEGEIVMQKEATFKSKDLQFAVPKDLRPCLKPYEGKNVIFGFRPEYIYDKAVEKGKRLSESMEIEVEALEPIGSETFVYFHFSGNPDHSFCFRSNSQLGYSVGDKITIGVDIDRLRFFEADTEKRIM from the coding sequence ATGGCAACAATACAAATTGAAAATCTTGAAAAAGTATATCCCGGTGCGGAACGGGCCACTATTCAAAAGGCGAACCTAAGCATCCAGGATAAGGAATTTGTTGTTCTGGTAGGGCCTTCTGGCTGTGGAAAATCCACTTTATTGCGAATGATCGCCGGACTGGAGGAAATCACTTCTGGGGAACTGCAAATTGACGGTGGGCGTATGAACGAACTTTCCCCAAAGGACCGTGATATTGCCATGGTATTCCAAAACTATGCGCTGTATCCCCATATGACCGTCTTTGATAATATGGCCTTTGGATTAAAGCTTAGAAAGACCCCAAAAAAGGAAATAAAGCAAAAGGTGGAACATGCCGCCAAGATATTGGACATTACCCATTTATTGGATAGGCGTCCCAAGGATATGTCCGGGGGACAACGCCAAAGGGTGGCCATTGGGCGTTCCATAGTACGGAATCCAAAGGTATTCCTATTCGATGAGCCCTTATCCAACCTGGATGCCAAATTAAGGGTCCAGATGCGTGCCGAAATCAAAAAGCTGCACCGCCAGTTGGATGCTACTATTGTTTATGTTACCCACGACCAGATCGAAGCCATGACCATGGGCGATCGTATTGTCGTATTAAAGGATGGTATCGTCCAACAATTTGACTCTCCCATGAACCTGTTCAACAATCCCCAAAATAAGTTTGTAGCCGGGTTCATCGGTAGCCCTTCCATGAATTTTATTGAAGGGGAAATCGTGATGCAGAAGGAAGCAACCTTTAAGTCCAAGGATTTGCAATTTGCGGTTCCCAAGGATTTGAGGCCCTGTTTAAAACCTTATGAAGGTAAAAACGTAATTTTCGGCTTCCGCCCGGAATATATCTATGACAAGGCCGTGGAAAAAGGCAAACGCCTCTCCGAAAGTATGGAAATTGAAGTGGAAGCCCTGGAACCCATAGGCAGTGAAACCTTTGTCTATTTCCATTTTTCCGGCAATCCCGATCATAGTTTCTGCTTCAGGAGCAATTCGCAACTGGGCTATTCCGTAGGTGATAAAATCACCATTGGGGTGGATATTGATAGGCTCCGGTTTTTTGAAGCCGATACCGAAAAAAGAATTATGTAA
- a CDS encoding carbohydrate ABC transporter permease, with amino-acid sequence MKALKIQKILFFAILGIATLIYIGPFLFSLSISFNADKNVFDWPIKLLPETFTLDNYKNVWNELPFEKWLFNSVLVTLIQTVTNVFFSALAGFAFARLEFKGRKLIFGLLLSSLMIPGIILLVPKFIILNEFRMINSYAGLIIPGLVGVTNIFLMKQFFETIPKDLEQAALIDGCSYFRIFWQVFLPISKPALAAVAIYTFQGSWNEFLWPVIVTYTEDMYTLPLGMASLRTELLTDWPLLMAGTILISLPTLVIFIVFQRYFVQGVASSGLKG; translated from the coding sequence ATGAAAGCCTTAAAAATTCAAAAAATCCTGTTTTTTGCAATTCTTGGAATAGCGACCTTAATCTATATTGGTCCATTTTTGTTTTCATTGTCCATAAGCTTCAATGCGGATAAAAATGTGTTTGACTGGCCCATAAAGCTTTTGCCCGAGACTTTTACTTTGGACAATTACAAAAATGTTTGGAACGAGCTTCCCTTTGAAAAATGGTTGTTCAACAGTGTTCTTGTAACCTTGATACAGACGGTAACCAACGTATTTTTTTCAGCTCTGGCGGGCTTTGCTTTTGCCCGACTGGAATTCAAGGGGAGAAAACTGATTTTTGGATTGTTGTTAAGTAGTTTAATGATACCTGGCATCATCCTCCTAGTCCCCAAGTTTATTATCTTGAATGAATTCCGCATGATCAACAGTTATGCCGGGCTTATCATTCCAGGATTGGTTGGGGTCACCAATATCTTTTTAATGAAACAATTTTTTGAGACCATTCCAAAAGACCTGGAACAAGCGGCCCTGATTGATGGATGTTCCTATTTTAGAATTTTCTGGCAGGTATTCCTGCCCATTTCCAAACCGGCATTGGCAGCGGTGGCCATCTATACCTTTCAGGGTTCCTGGAACGAGTTCCTTTGGCCGGTTATCGTAACCTATACAGAAGATATGTACACCCTGCCCTTGGGAATGGCAAGTTTACGGACCGAACTATTAACGGATTGGCCACTGCTCATGGCGGGCACTATTTTGATATCATTGCCCACCCTTGTCATTTTTATAGTTTTCCAACGCTATTTTGTGCAAGGTGTGGCAAGTTCAGGACTAAAGGGATAA